One part of the bacterium genome encodes these proteins:
- the xerC gene encoding tyrosine recombinase XerC, with protein sequence MIRQHLHDFLKYLDAERNFSDKTVGAYHTDVAAFISFVETRFDSSSFDASDISKNEIRAYLGQLSRDRLQKKSIARKLSAVKSFFKYLTKQQIITANPAKLIATPKFERKMPAFLGQEQVRDVFDYVDAGTPEGLRDRAILELFYGCGIRLSELTGLNFSDINFTGGTLSVFGKGAKQRIIPMGKHAGAALQGYIDYRRSVSSADKNAVFLGKNGKRITPLAVQRLVKRALEKVSDAKKLSPHILRHSFATHLLDNGADLRAVKDLLGHENLSTTQVYTHVTVDRLKKVYEKAHPRAK encoded by the coding sequence ATGATCAGACAACACCTACACGATTTCCTCAAATATCTCGACGCCGAACGTAATTTTTCCGATAAAACGGTGGGCGCATACCATACGGATGTCGCAGCATTTATTTCGTTTGTCGAGACGCGTTTCGACAGTTCATCGTTTGATGCATCCGATATTTCCAAAAACGAAATTCGTGCTTATCTTGGTCAACTCAGCCGTGATCGGTTGCAGAAAAAAAGTATCGCACGCAAATTATCCGCCGTAAAATCCTTTTTTAAATATCTGACCAAACAGCAAATCATTACGGCCAATCCGGCCAAACTCATTGCTACACCCAAATTTGAAAGAAAAATGCCGGCATTCCTTGGTCAGGAACAGGTGCGTGATGTATTTGATTATGTCGATGCCGGTACCCCGGAAGGCTTACGCGATCGCGCAATCCTCGAATTGTTTTATGGCTGCGGTATCCGTCTTAGCGAATTGACGGGTCTCAATTTTTCCGATATCAATTTTACCGGTGGTACGCTTTCGGTTTTCGGTAAGGGCGCCAAACAGCGAATTATTCCTATGGGAAAACATGCCGGAGCGGCGTTGCAAGGTTACATTGATTACCGACGGTCCGTTTCGTCCGCCGATAAAAACGCCGTATTTCTCGGAAAAAACGGTAAACGGATTACCCCGCTTGCCGTTCAGCGTTTGGTCAAGCGCGCACTCGAAAAAGTATCCGATGCCAAAAAACTGAGTCCGCATATTTTGCGGCATTCGTTTGCTACGCATTTACTGGACAATGGCGCGGATCTGCGTGCCGTGAAAGATTTGCTGGGTCACGAAAATCTCTCAACCACACAGGTATATACGCACGTTACGGTTGATCGTTTGAAAAAAGTCTATGAAAAAGCACATCCGCGCGCAAAATGA
- a CDS encoding tetratricopeptide repeat protein, whose protein sequence is MKRIIALVLSLCAAVSASAQWPRLSVKTAVTAIAVEDTVTWIGTNDGIRGVVNGTEKFYFDKGNGLTSNIIRAITIDNQNRKWIATEEGLNVLDGKKVKQYLKSPETLPTNEINSVHADEEGNVWIGTEKGLVRISGNSWTLLDRKTTLDGLPSNTIRGISSVWNGPVWIATDDGLVSYHNKKWALYTRKLNNLPSDDVFDVVADPSTGNVWIGTSRGVALFDGKLMTQFLSDIPVRALTLDKIGRCWVATKNEGVHLIDGARVVKYSTKEGMLVSDEGYAVTCDAFNTIWAGHQLGVQIFLDESIGNRIAPYFLTEAQKAFWSNDNTRARLYYNHIVNRSYLSATPEAATAMIGLGELYEREAMTERAADTYLRFTERFPNDARTKNLLLKSAQLQSQIKKYAESAATYQKFITLYKDDADAFTIAWMRYNLLELAGDSVNALQTLQNLNTQFPSNPRADEIRWRVLSAGNSAGTASKELSALANSTRDFEVQYQLASLYDAQHRKDILEGMQGSITWQTLSSPSAVTSILEDGDIAWASTSGNGVVKWDIKLNALTSYSDGLKTPMVKSFYMDADRDLWAMIEGVPESNLYNMNYSKNRYKWIIQPAPFAKKTVNQVLYRAKTKTTICATDQGLQIVGKGGRLVTAKNGLPSDKVKFIADDSQGILWLISDNKLVQFDKEPKMILYTGETNFTEVRGFFIDAKDNKWLATDRGLVRYDGTWKSYTQKDGLISDNVTCAAVSPSGKILTGTSSGVSYFNGTYWISYTTETGLPSNDVKAVLFTKDETVWVGTDKGIHIRKAEGDGDRVLLIRKVLAEEDSLLNIRAYDKLRTVYASVNIFGDLTEWVAYKTANTYEMEKRWDDAFQLYTKIRTDNPVTTLATDARMYRVARAFENAGESAKAMPIYFDLAERYKTYTDGNYRVEEALVRIIRNYQKENNIQRALEQARQIMAMYPRSPWLREVRFIFTQITENAPPKETSTMALLQEWLNRFPDHSDVLRLKYKLASMYWEEQQFEYAEKLYAEINSAAGTPKGLQSLLERRMAKRQLTKK, encoded by the coding sequence ATGAAGAGGATTATTGCATTAGTTTTATCGCTGTGTGCTGCGGTATCGGCCTCCGCCCAGTGGCCGCGTTTATCGGTTAAAACAGCTGTCACCGCTATTGCCGTGGAAGATACGGTAACCTGGATCGGCACCAACGATGGTATTCGCGGCGTCGTTAACGGAACAGAGAAATTTTATTTTGACAAAGGCAACGGTCTGACGTCCAATATCATCCGCGCTATCACGATCGACAACCAAAACCGAAAATGGATCGCGACGGAAGAAGGCCTTAACGTACTTGACGGAAAGAAAGTCAAACAATACCTCAAGAGTCCGGAAACTTTGCCGACCAACGAAATCAACAGTGTCCACGCCGATGAAGAAGGCAATGTGTGGATCGGTACGGAAAAAGGATTGGTACGTATCAGCGGCAACAGTTGGACGCTTTTAGATCGTAAAACGACCTTGGACGGCCTTCCATCAAACACCATTCGCGGGATCAGTTCGGTTTGGAATGGCCCGGTTTGGATCGCAACAGATGACGGCTTGGTTTCATACCACAACAAAAAATGGGCGCTCTATACACGCAAACTAAATAACCTTCCGTCCGATGACGTATTTGACGTGGTCGCGGATCCCTCCACCGGCAACGTATGGATCGGAACTTCGCGCGGCGTCGCTTTATTTGACGGAAAATTGATGACGCAATTTCTTTCCGATATACCGGTGCGCGCCCTGACTTTGGATAAGATCGGACGCTGCTGGGTCGCCACCAAAAACGAAGGCGTGCATCTGATCGACGGTGCGCGTGTCGTGAAGTACTCGACTAAAGAAGGAATGCTCGTATCCGACGAAGGATATGCTGTCACGTGCGACGCGTTCAATACGATATGGGCAGGTCATCAGCTCGGTGTTCAAATTTTTTTAGATGAATCCATAGGGAATCGCATCGCTCCTTATTTTCTTACCGAGGCGCAAAAAGCATTTTGGTCCAACGACAATACGCGTGCCCGTTTATACTACAACCATATTGTCAACCGGTCGTACTTATCCGCAACACCGGAAGCCGCGACCGCAATGATCGGGTTGGGTGAACTCTACGAACGCGAAGCTATGACCGAACGCGCTGCCGATACCTACCTTCGTTTTACGGAGCGCTTTCCGAACGATGCACGTACAAAAAATTTGCTTTTGAAATCGGCACAACTGCAGTCACAGATAAAAAAATATGCTGAATCCGCTGCTACGTATCAGAAATTTATCACACTCTACAAGGACGATGCGGACGCTTTTACCATAGCGTGGATGCGTTATAATCTCTTAGAACTCGCCGGTGATTCGGTGAATGCGCTTCAGACGCTGCAAAATCTTAACACACAATTCCCGTCCAATCCGCGTGCCGACGAAATTCGCTGGCGGGTACTCTCTGCCGGAAATTCTGCCGGGACAGCATCTAAAGAACTTAGTGCCTTAGCTAATTCGACACGTGACTTTGAAGTACAATACCAGCTCGCGTCCCTTTATGATGCCCAGCACCGCAAAGATATACTCGAAGGCATGCAAGGCAGCATCACATGGCAAACGCTGTCATCACCTTCCGCCGTCACCTCCATACTCGAAGACGGCGACATTGCCTGGGCGTCTACATCCGGCAACGGTGTTGTCAAATGGGACATCAAACTCAACGCTCTTACCTCCTACAGCGACGGACTGAAAACACCGATGGTAAAATCGTTTTATATGGATGCAGATCGTGATCTGTGGGCCATGATCGAAGGCGTACCCGAGAGTAATTTGTATAACATGAATTACAGCAAGAATCGCTACAAGTGGATTATACAACCCGCGCCCTTCGCGAAAAAGACAGTAAATCAGGTACTCTATCGTGCTAAAACTAAAACTACGATTTGCGCTACCGATCAGGGATTGCAGATCGTCGGTAAAGGCGGTCGCCTTGTAACAGCCAAAAACGGTTTGCCGTCCGATAAAGTAAAATTTATCGCCGACGACAGTCAGGGTATTTTGTGGCTGATCTCCGACAACAAGTTGGTACAGTTTGACAAAGAACCCAAAATGATCTTATACACCGGCGAAACCAATTTTACAGAGGTGCGCGGCTTTTTTATTGATGCCAAGGACAATAAATGGCTGGCGACCGATCGCGGTTTAGTACGCTATGACGGCACATGGAAATCGTACACACAAAAAGACGGACTTATCAGTGACAATGTCACTTGCGCGGCCGTTTCGCCGTCCGGTAAAATTTTGACCGGCACGTCATCCGGTGTCAGTTACTTCAATGGTACGTATTGGATCAGTTATACCACGGAAACCGGATTACCATCCAATGATGTCAAAGCCGTACTTTTTACCAAAGATGAGACCGTGTGGGTAGGAACCGATAAAGGCATACATATTCGCAAGGCCGAAGGTGACGGCGATCGTGTATTACTGATTCGCAAGGTACTTGCCGAAGAAGATTCGCTTTTGAATATACGCGCATATGACAAACTCCGTACCGTCTATGCATCGGTAAATATCTTCGGCGATCTGACGGAATGGGTAGCCTACAAAACGGCTAATACATATGAAATGGAAAAACGCTGGGATGATGCATTCCAATTGTACACAAAAATCCGTACCGATAATCCGGTCACGACCTTGGCGACGGATGCGCGTATGTACCGTGTCGCCCGTGCCTTTGAAAATGCGGGCGAATCAGCCAAAGCTATGCCGATTTATTTTGACCTTGCCGAACGGTATAAAACATATACGGACGGCAACTATCGCGTCGAAGAAGCGCTGGTTCGCATTATCCGCAACTACCAAAAAGAAAACAACATTCAACGCGCGTTGGAACAGGCCCGGCAAATAATGGCCATGTACCCCCGTTCACCGTGGCTTCGTGAAGTGCGATTCATATTCACGCAGATCACTGAAAATGCTCCTCCCAAAGAAACGTCCACGATGGCGCTTCTGCAGGAATGGCTTAACCGCTTTCCGGATCACAGCGACGTTCTGCGGTTGAAGTACAAATTGGCTTCGATGTATTGGGAAGAGCAGCAGTTTGAATACGCCGAAAAATTATATGCGGAAATCAATTCAGCGGCCGGCACACCCAAGGGACTTCAATCTTTATTAGAGCGCCGTATGGCCAAACGTCAGCTGACCAAAAAATAA
- the aroC gene encoding chorismate synthase yields MRWLTSGESHGSGLVGIIEGVPAHLKLSVDAINHQLWRRQQGYGRGGRMKIETDQAEIISGVRFGETIGAPIGLRIRNNDWENWTDKMMTGTPSPEILKTIKPVTLPRPGHADLAGALKFDFDDIRPVIERSSARETAMRVALGTVAREVLLSCGIRIASHVTHIGRASLTAAESEKLRVDAMTAEAINEKADQSSVRVLDAEAEQRMIAVIKEAQKQGDSLGGIFEVYADGLPAGIGSYTHWDKKLDGVIAQHMASIPAVKGVEIGSAFDNALQWGSEVHDAIFYDDVRGYYRKTNRSGGLEGGMTTGERIIVRCAMKPIPTLARPLMSVDIRTHEAASAHKERTDTVSVPACSVVAESMLALALINPLLEKYGGDSMKDIRTAMGR; encoded by the coding sequence ATACGTTGGTTGACGTCAGGCGAATCGCATGGTTCGGGATTGGTAGGCATTATAGAGGGTGTGCCCGCGCATCTGAAATTGTCGGTTGATGCCATCAATCATCAACTTTGGCGCCGCCAACAGGGTTATGGACGCGGCGGTCGAATGAAAATCGAGACCGATCAGGCGGAAATTATTTCCGGCGTTCGTTTCGGTGAAACCATCGGTGCACCGATAGGATTGCGCATTCGCAATAACGACTGGGAAAATTGGACAGACAAAATGATGACGGGAACCCCATCGCCGGAGATTTTGAAAACCATCAAGCCGGTAACTCTTCCTAGACCGGGGCATGCCGATTTGGCCGGGGCACTAAAATTTGATTTTGATGATATACGCCCTGTGATCGAACGATCCAGTGCCCGTGAAACGGCGATGCGCGTGGCGCTGGGGACCGTGGCGCGTGAAGTTTTATTATCGTGCGGTATTCGTATTGCGTCGCACGTGACGCATATCGGGCGCGCATCTCTGACCGCGGCTGAATCGGAGAAGCTTCGTGTGGATGCGATGACGGCGGAGGCGATCAATGAAAAAGCCGATCAATCCTCCGTACGTGTTTTGGATGCGGAAGCCGAACAACGTATGATCGCCGTCATCAAAGAAGCGCAAAAACAAGGCGACTCACTCGGCGGAATTTTTGAAGTGTATGCGGATGGTTTGCCTGCGGGAATCGGCAGTTATACGCATTGGGATAAAAAATTGGACGGTGTGATTGCGCAGCATATGGCTTCGATACCGGCGGTTAAAGGCGTGGAAATCGGAAGCGCATTTGATAACGCCTTGCAATGGGGTTCGGAAGTGCACGATGCGATTTTTTATGATGATGTTCGGGGGTATTACCGTAAAACCAATCGCAGCGGAGGATTGGAAGGCGGAATGACGACCGGTGAACGGATCATCGTGCGCTGTGCGATGAAACCGATACCGACATTGGCGCGGCCGTTGATGTCGGTTGATATCCGTACGCATGAAGCCGCCAGTGCGCATAAAGAACGCACCGATACGGTATCGGTGCCCGCATGCAGTGTCGTGGCGGAATCCATGTTGGCCTTGGCTTTGATCAATCCCTTGCTGGAAAAGTACGGCGGCGACAGTATGAAAGATATCCGTACGGCGATGGGGCGGTAG
- the raiA gene encoding ribosome-associated translation inhibitor RaiA, with the protein MKIRITARHQKMSPKVKAYIEEKLEKLDRYHDHIIDCEVIVDKEKLKEVVEVNVKVFGKVINVKAKDADVTKATDLAMDKLESQIKKFNDKIKDKKKKSVKKMPIIDEDEE; encoded by the coding sequence ATGAAAATCCGTATCACGGCACGGCACCAGAAAATGAGCCCTAAAGTGAAAGCCTACATCGAAGAAAAACTGGAGAAGCTGGATCGGTATCATGATCATATCATTGACTGCGAAGTCATCGTGGACAAAGAAAAGCTCAAAGAGGTCGTCGAAGTCAACGTGAAAGTTTTCGGCAAAGTGATCAACGTCAAAGCCAAAGATGCCGATGTGACCAAAGCTACCGATTTGGCTATGGACAAACTCGAGTCGCAGATCAAAAAGTTTAATGATAAGATCAAAGACAAGAAAAAGAAGTCCGTTAAAAAAATGCCGATCATCGATGAAGACGAAGAATAA
- a CDS encoding DNA methyltransferase gives MPSNQFAYNSFVELDNQINGKRSPFSPLNNKLNFDDKRFHDWYRFVLSYPAHLVRTYLQEFCSSQNDIVLDPFCGTGTTLVEAKLNGVNSVGIEANPFAHFASTTKINWEISADQFLKCALEIADLVRSEFEKSGIDDDDTNMPEHTFPLRTLDSELEKIILTNSISPIPLHKTLVLLENIKNHAQKQYYPHLLLGLAKATVFKTSNLKFGPEVGLGKIKDNVSVIAPWLFEINAIANDLRTIQIGTHKESIAHLGDSRQASALIKPQSITAVITSPPYPNEKDYTRTTRLESVLLGFIRSKEELRQFKKTLIRSNTRGVYKDDDDHQWIANHPEIKRIADQIEARRIELNKTSGFERLYSRVTLLYFGGMAKHLKELQPVLKPGARLAYVVGDQASYLRIMIRTGEILADIAKKLGYRVDRIDLFRTRFATATGEQLREEVVVLTWPGN, from the coding sequence ATGCCATCGAATCAGTTTGCGTATAACTCGTTTGTTGAGTTGGATAACCAAATAAACGGTAAGCGAAGCCCGTTTAGCCCACTCAATAACAAGCTCAACTTTGATGATAAGCGATTTCATGATTGGTATCGATTTGTATTGTCTTATCCCGCGCATCTGGTAAGAACCTATCTCCAAGAGTTTTGTAGCAGCCAAAACGATATTGTACTTGATCCTTTTTGCGGTACCGGAACGACTCTGGTAGAAGCAAAACTAAATGGAGTTAACTCTGTAGGCATAGAAGCTAATCCGTTCGCTCATTTTGCATCGACCACTAAAATCAATTGGGAAATATCTGCTGATCAATTTTTAAAATGCGCACTTGAAATAGCTGATCTTGTCAGATCAGAATTTGAAAAAAGTGGAATTGATGATGATGACACTAATATGCCAGAACATACATTTCCTCTAAGAACACTTGATTCCGAATTAGAAAAAATCATTTTAACAAATTCTATAAGCCCAATTCCACTACACAAAACGTTAGTGTTGTTAGAAAACATTAAGAATCATGCCCAAAAACAATATTATCCTCACTTACTTTTAGGGCTAGCCAAGGCTACAGTGTTTAAAACAAGTAACTTAAAATTTGGCCCGGAAGTCGGTCTTGGAAAAATAAAGGATAATGTATCTGTCATTGCACCATGGCTATTTGAAATAAATGCAATTGCGAATGACCTCCGAACAATCCAAATCGGCACGCATAAAGAATCCATTGCGCATTTGGGAGATTCCCGCCAGGCGAGTGCATTGATTAAACCTCAATCGATCACTGCGGTTATCACCTCACCGCCATATCCAAACGAAAAAGATTACACTCGAACCACTCGTTTAGAATCCGTTTTGTTGGGCTTCATACGAAGCAAAGAAGAATTGCGTCAATTTAAAAAGACTTTGATTAGATCGAATACCAGAGGCGTTTACAAAGACGATGACGATCACCAATGGATTGCCAATCACCCCGAAATTAAGCGTATTGCTGATCAAATTGAGGCGCGTCGAATTGAGCTTAATAAGACATCTGGATTTGAGCGTTTATACAGTAGAGTGACGTTATTATATTTTGGAGGAATGGCAAAACATCTAAAAGAATTACAACCGGTATTAAAACCCGGCGCTCGATTAGCTTATGTTGTTGGAGATCAAGCCTCTTATTTGAGGATAATGATCCGAACCGGTGAAATTCTTGCTGATATTGCAAAAAAGTTAGGTTACAGAGTTGATCGAATTGATTTGTTTAGAACAAGGTTTGCTACTGCAACGGGCGAACAATTACGCGAAGAGGTAGTTGTTTTGACATGGCCGGGAAATTAA